One genomic segment of Scylla paramamosain isolate STU-SP2022 chromosome 9, ASM3559412v1, whole genome shotgun sequence includes these proteins:
- the LOC135103474 gene encoding major facilitator superfamily domain-containing protein 6-like has translation MKINKKLLPIKVHYFLRYAGTATLVKLFPLIVRSKGLSPQTVGVLWTVMPMVGLIVNSICGMLADYFKAYRTIFLASITSLTVGLVAMYWIPELPIAAQASEEAFNLTLVGNATLSSSTFLANSSTLALKVAGVDPEMTVGEGQVTPLALSPGEGTSGIPEESEGVASLLCYPQFWLIVFILLLEQIGLYTCIVMTDSVCFQILGSERHLYGRQRLWGTIGMGVMAIVSGALVDIYSQGLPQKDYLPAIISCIVFMSADILVVARMKIPYSSDEKLKMGKVGNSLVHPEVLLFLMTVYMMGASLGIVWIFKLMLVEDVALAWNSDFPALKLLQGLVLGIESFGAEMPFFFLSGMTIKWLGYTGVLITSVLSTGLKCSLYYTVSNPWYFLPIELLNGLSYSLFHSVMGAYASHIAPAGAQATVQSLVRAAFSIGVSTAGFLGGLLYNTQGGSITFLKVGVFDLIYAFVFALLHFLINKYCTGEASCVALQDGAKQNDPRQRGVDGGGVPREEIPLNRGEHEQDS, from the exons ATGAAGATCAACAAGAAGCTGCTGCCAATCAAAGTTCACTATTTCCTCCGATATGCAG GTACGGCAACTTTGGTGAAGCTTTTCCCGCTGATAGTACGGAGCAAGGGACTCTCGCCGCAGACAGTGGGAGTTCTGTGGACCGTCATGCCCATGGTGGGCCTCATCGTTAACAGCATCTGTGGCATGCTGGCTGATTACTTTAAGGCCTATCGCACCATCTTCCTGGCTAGTATAACCAGCCTGACAGTGGGTCTTGTAGCCATGTATTGGATACCAGAGCTTCCAATCGCTGCTCAAGCCTCAGAGGAAGCTTTTAACCTCACCTTGGTGGGAAATGCAACGCTCTCTTCCAGCACCTTCCTCGCCAACAGCAGCACGTTGGCCCTGAAGGTGGCGGGCGTGGACCCAGAGATGACGGTTGGAGAGGGTCAGGTGACACCCCTCGCCCTATCGCCCGGTGAGGGTACATCGGGGATTCCGGAAGAGAGCGAGGGTGTGGCCTCCCTCCTATGCTACCCGCAGTTCTGGCTCAtcgtcttcatcctcctcctagaACAGATTGGCCTCTATACTTGTATCGTGATGACAGATTCTGTCTGCTTCCAGATCCTAG GTTCTGAGCGGCATCTGTATGGACGGCAGCGGCTGTGGGGCACAATCGGTATGGGCGTGATGGCCATCGTCTCAGGCGCGCTTGTTGACATCTACTCCCAGGGTCTGCCACAGAAGGATTACCTGCCCGCCATCATCTCCTGCATCGTTTTCATGTCGGCAGACATTCTGGTGGTGGCAAGGATGAAGATCCCTTACTCCAGTGACGAGAAATTAAAGATGGGAAAAGTTGGCAACAGTCTTGTGCATCCCgaagtccttctcttccta ATGACCGTGTACATGATGGGCGCGTCGCTTGGCATCGTGTGGATATTCAAACTGATGTTGGTGGAGGACGTCGCCCTGGCATGGAACTCCGACTTTCCTGCGCTCAAACTCCTTCAGGGATTAGTTTTAGGCATCGAAAGCTTCGGTGCAGAGatgcctttctttttcctttcag GGATGACAATCAAGTGGCTGGGATACACCGGTGTGCTTATCACGTCAGTACTCAGCACAGGGCTGAAGTGCTCCCTCTACTACACAGTCAGCAATCCCTGGTACTTCCTCCCCATAGAGCTCCTTAATGGCCTCAGTTACAGCCTCTTCCATTCCGTTATGGGTGCCTACGCCAGCCACATTGCGCCGGCAGGAGCCCAAGCTACCGTTCAGAGCCTCGTTAGGGCCGCCTTCTCTATAG GCGTGTCCACGGCTGGATTCCTGGGCGGCCTGCTCTACAACACCCAGGGCGGATCCATCACCTTCCTGAAAGTGGGTGTGTTCGATCTGATCTACGCGTTTGTCTTCgctcttcttcacttcctgaTCAACAAATACTGCACAG GTGAGGCGAGCTGTGTGGCGCTGCAGGACGGTGCTAAGCAGAATGATCCCCGCCAACGAGGcgtcgatggtggtggtgttcccaGAGAAGAAATCCCTCTAAACCGCGGGGAGCATGAGCAGGATTCATGA